CATTGCCCGAATGCACGCGCTGCTCCAGCGGCAGGAGGTGCCCGCGGTGCCGCGTGCGCCCCGGTGCGACAAGTGCTCACTGGAACCGCTGTGTCTGCCCCACGTGACAGCGGGGCAGCGGCGCGTTCACGACCATCTGTCGCGGTGGGTGGATGAGGAAGGTTGACCGGAGGAACGCATGACGACCGCGCTGAACACGTTGTTCATCACCGCCGAGGGCACGCGCCTGAACAAGGAGGGCGAATGCGTGGTGGTGACGGTTCAAGAGCAGAAGAAGGCCGAGGTCCCGTTGCGGCACCTTCGCTCGGTGGTGTGTCTGACGCGGGCGTGGTTGACGCCAGAGTTGATGGAGAGCTGCCTGGAGGCGGGTATCCATGTCTCCTTCTTTGGGATGACCGGGCGTTTCCTCGCGCGGGTGGAGGGCGTGCCCGGTGGCAACGTGTTGTTGCGGCGACAGCAGTACCGGGCGGCGGATGATGCCGCGCGCTCACTGGCCATCTCCCGGGCCATGGTGTTGGGGAAGTTGGGGAACGCGCGGGCGTTCGTGCTGCATGCGCGGCGTGACGCGGCGGCGGAGCGGCAGGAGGTCCTCTCGGAGACGGCGCGGCGCCTGTCGGAGCATCTTCGCGCGCTGGTTCGGGCGGAGGAACTGGAGCAGGTGCGAGGGCTGGAGGGCATCGCTGCGCGCGACTACTTCGAGGCCTTTCCCGCGCTATTGAAGAAGAGCGCCAGTGGCTTCGAGTTCGACGGCCGTAACCGTCGCCCTCCGAGGAACCCGCTCAACGCGATGCTCTCGTTTGGTTATGCGCTGCTGGCGCAGGATTGCGCGGGGGCGCTCGCGGGCGTGGGATTGGACCCGGCGGTGGGGTTCCTGCACGAGGACCGTCCCGGACGTCTGTCCTTGGCGTTGGATTTGATGGAGGAGTTCCGCGCGCCGGTGGTGGACCGGCTTGTCTTCTCGCTGGTGAACCGTGGGCAGTTGAAGCTGGGGGACTTCCGGACCGAGTCCGCGGGAGCGGTGCTCCTCAAGGATGACGCGCGCAAGACGTTCCTGGTGGCGTATCAGGAGGCGAAGCAGGTGAGCGTGCGGCACGCATTCCTGGGGCAGGAGACGACCTGGGGCATGGCGCCTCACCTGCAAGCGCTGTTGCTGGCGCGAAACATCCGAGGTGAGCTGGATGGCTACCCTCCCTTCGCGATGCGCTGATGCGTAAGCTCACGGTGTTGATTTGTTACGACGTGCGGGTGTCGGACCCTCAGGGGGCTCGGCGCCTGCGCAAGATTGCACGGGCCTGCAAGGACCATGGCGTACGGGTGCAGTACTCCGTCTTCGAGTGCGTGCTGGAGCCCAAGGACTGGGTCGTCCTGCGCGCTCGCTTGCTGGCGGCGTTCGAGTCGGAATGCGACAGCCTGCGCTTCTATTTCCTGTCGGAAGACGATGCCCGGAAGACGGAGCATCATGGTGCCAGGCCACCGCTGGACGTCGAGGGACCGCTGGTCCTGTAGCCGCCCGCGAACCGCCCCCGGTGGTCCCTCCGCCGAGGGTTCGCGCTCTTTGAAATCCCGAATAGTTTTCGAAGGTTGGAGGATGCGGAGCGGGCGCCGATGGCCCGCGTGCCGGGCTCCCGAGGCAGGTTCGCGAATCGTGGTCAAATTCCGTAGGAAGAACGGTAAGTTGGCGGGGCAGGGTCGCTCCTCGTGAACGCGAGGAGCGTGGGTTGAAACCAGCCGCGCAGGGACGGGCAGCCGCAGATGATGGTCGCTCCTCGTGAACGCGAGGAGCGTGGGTTGAAACGGCTCGGTGCGACTCCAGAAGTTGCAGGGCGAGGTCGCTCCTCGTGAACGCGAGGAGCGTGGGTTGAAACGACCCGAACCAGTTGGTTGCGCAGGCCGAGCAGCGTCGCTCCTCGTGAACGCGAGGAGCGTGGGTTGAAACAACGTGGCTCTCAGCTTGCGCAAGCGGGAGAGCGGTCGCTCCTCGTGAACGCGAGGAGCGTGGGTTGAAACGTTGCCGGGCCTGCCGCCACGGACGCCGTGCTGGAGGTCGCTCCTCGTGAACGCGAGGAGCGTGGGTTGAAACGCCCGACGCGGGGCATCGAACGAGGGCACCTGGAGTCGCTCCTCGTGAACGCGAGGAGCGTGGGTTGAAACAACGGCACTCCCATCCCGCCAGCGTCGCCGGACGTCGCTCCTCGTGAACGCGAGGAGCGTGGGTTGAAACTTCGCGGGCGGGGTGGTGGTGGGCACCGCGGGCGTCGCTCCTCGTGAACGCGAGGAGCGTGGGTTGAAACATCGCTTCGTCTCCGTGGTGTTCGGTGTTCTGGCCGTCGCTCCTCGTGAACGCGAGGAGCGTGGGTTGAAACTCCGGACTGCGTTGAACAACCTCCGGGCCTGAGTCGCTCCTCGTGAACGCGAGGAGCGTGGGTTGAAACCGCCCCCGGCATCCCCCGCGGCCTCGGCGGCGGCGTCGTCGCTCCTCGTGAACGCGAGGAGCGTGGGTTGAAACACCAAGCTGAACTCACAATCCAGGAGCTGCTCCGTCGCTCCTCGTGAACGCGAGGAGCGTGGGTTGAAACCCGAAGCCTCCCCCCTTCGGTGGCGGAGCGCCCGTGTGTCGCTCCTCGTGAACGCGAGGAACGTGGGTTGAAACGGGCAAGGCGCCCCTGCGAGGCCCCACGGTGGGCCGTCGCTCCTCGTGAACGCGAGGAGCGTGGGTTGAAACCTGCATGGCCGCCACCAGCGGCGCGAGGTAGCCGCGTCGCTCCTCGTGAACGCGAGGAGCGTGGGTTGAAACAGCCCGACGATTGACCAGGACAACCCCACTCGGGCCGTCGCTCCTCGTGAACGCGAGGAGCGTGGGTTGAAACGTCGACCAGCCCTTGCACGCCCAGGTGCTCGCCCGGTCGCTCCTCGTGAACGCGAGGAGCGTGGGTTGAAACATCTCGGCGTCGAGGAGTTGCTCGCGCGACAGGTCGTCGCTCCTCGTGAACGCGAGGAGCGTGGGTTGAAACTCGCGGTAGGTGCGCACGCGCCGGGTGCTGTTGGGTCGCTCCTCGTGAACGCGAGGAGCGTGGGTTGAAACTCCGCGTTGGTCGAGATCGCGCCGAACGTCGAGGCGTCGCTCCTCGTGAACGCGAGGAGCGTGGGTTGAAACCTCGTCCGCCATTGCTTGCTGCCTTTCGTGCGGTGTCGCTCCTCGTGAACGCGAGGAGCGTGGGTTGAAACCTGCTGCCGTGCTTTCGCCTGGAGGCTGCTCAAGTCGCTCCTCGTGAACGCGAGGAGCGTGGGTTGAAACCCCAGCTCGCCGGCGGCGCGGTACAGCTCGGCGTCGCTCCTCGTGAACGCGAGGAGCGTGGGTTGAAACTAGAGGGCGGGTATACGCACGTTAAGCCTGTCTGGTCGCTCCTCGTGAACGCGAGGAGCGTGGGTTGAAACCTGACGGGAGCAACGGGGTTGCTGTCCATGGCGGTCGCTCCTCGTGAACGCGAGGAGCGTGGGTTGAAACTTCGGCATGTTGGCGGACGGCCTGGGGCTGTAATGTCGCTCCTCGTGAACGCGAGGAGCGTGGGTTGAAACTGGGTCAAGCAGCGTCACGCCCAGGACCCCATCGTCGCTCCTCGTGAACGCGAGGAGCGTGGGTTGAAACACGAGGAAACCGCGCTCTTTGCGCATCCAAGCCCGGTCGCTCCTCGTGAACGCGAGGAGCGTGGGTTGAAACAACATCGGCACGCTCGAAGCCCCCAAGAACACCGGTCGCTCCTCGTGAACGCGAGGAGCGTGGGTTGAAACCCGCGCAACCTCTACTGACAACGGCGCGCCCTGGTGTCGCTCCTCGTGAACGCGAGGAGCGTGGGTTGAAACGCGGTCACCGTCGAGCACTCGCGCCAGCTCGTTGTCGCTCCTCGTGAACGCGAGGAGCGTGGGTTGAAACAATGGGCAGCGTCTACCTCTGCGGGGTGATGGAGTCGCTCCTCGTGAACGCGAGGAGCGTGGGTTGAAACCTCTCCAGCCTGCTCCCGCGCGAGCTCTACGTGGGCGTCGCTCCTCGTGAACGCGAGGAGCGTGGGTTGAAACGATTACCGTCGGCCGCCCTGAAGACGACGAAGTGTCGCTCCTCGTGAACGCGAGGAGCGTGGGTTGAAACAAGGTGGAGAGGATTCGCAAGAGCCCGCCATCCGTCGCTCCTCGTGAACGCGAGGAGCGTGGGTTGAAACGTCCCCTCGTCGAACACCTTCACGAGATTCTCGACGTCGCTCCTCGTGAACGCGAGGGGCGTGGGTTGAAACAAGTAGTCGCACACTTGATCGATGGTCCACAGGCATGTCGCTCCTCGTGAACGCGAGGGGCGTGGGTTGAAACTGGCGGGCGGTGGCGGAGGCAACGCGGGCCCACCTGTCGCTCCTCGTGAACGCGAGGGGCGTGGGTTGAAACCCGGCCGCGGAGCGGGTGTTGGTGCCGTTGGTGGTCGCTCCTCGTGAACGCGAGGGGCGTGGGTTGAAACAGCAACTCCAGCTTCGAGCGGCTCCACATGGACGGTCGCTCCTCGTGAACGCGAGGGGCGTGGGTTGAAACTTCACCCTGTGAGGCTCGACGTGGACTGGTGCTGTCGCTCCTCGTGAACGCGAGGGGCGTGGGTTGAAACAAGGGGCTGACGGGTGCGAACCCCGCGGGCCTCGTCGCTCCTCGTGAACGCGAGGGGCGTGGGTTGAAACCGGTCGAGCTTG
This genomic window from Myxococcus hansupus contains:
- the cas1c gene encoding type I-C CRISPR-associated endonuclease Cas1c; the protein is MTTALNTLFITAEGTRLNKEGECVVVTVQEQKKAEVPLRHLRSVVCLTRAWLTPELMESCLEAGIHVSFFGMTGRFLARVEGVPGGNVLLRRQQYRAADDAARSLAISRAMVLGKLGNARAFVLHARRDAAAERQEVLSETARRLSEHLRALVRAEELEQVRGLEGIAARDYFEAFPALLKKSASGFEFDGRNRRPPRNPLNAMLSFGYALLAQDCAGALAGVGLDPAVGFLHEDRPGRLSLALDLMEEFRAPVVDRLVFSLVNRGQLKLGDFRTESAGAVLLKDDARKTFLVAYQEAKQVSVRHAFLGQETTWGMAPHLQALLLARNIRGELDGYPPFAMR
- the cas2 gene encoding CRISPR-associated endonuclease Cas2, whose amino-acid sequence is MRKLTVLICYDVRVSDPQGARRLRKIARACKDHGVRVQYSVFECVLEPKDWVVLRARLLAAFESECDSLRFYFLSEDDARKTEHHGARPPLDVEGPLVL